The Gallus gallus isolate bGalGal1 chromosome 5, bGalGal1.mat.broiler.GRCg7b, whole genome shotgun sequence region GAGCACGACCTCCCCAAACACTTGGCCCCTTGCTGTGGGTGGGGGGCACCACTCGTctctgaggggggggggggggtggagcGTGCTGGCAGGGAGAGCtttgggtttggtttgggttttttttgtaataaagaTGTCGAAGCGAGGCGGGCCCGGGGCTGTGCAATGTGGGGGCCCTTCTGGGCAGCAGGGTGGGGGACCGCGGGCTCCTTCGTGTCTTGGTGGTCTAGGGGGTGATTCCTTTCCTGATGGTCCATGAGGTCGCCCTTATCTTGGGGAACCAAAAGGTTCGTGGAATGCTACTGCTGCTGGTGGTCAGTGGGGTGTCCCAGCTCCTGGTGGTCGAGGGACATCCCAATTCCCCGTGGTCCATAGGGTGCTCCATCTCCTGAGCGAGCCGGGTTCCACTGTGTGCCCCTTCATGGGGTCCACTGGGTGTGATTCTCCCATCTCAGCTGGGTACCCTTTGGCCTGAGTGAGCTGAAGGGGGGGGTTGTCCATGAGATGTCCCATCTCCTGGTGGTACAAGGGGCCTCCAGTCTTCTGGTGGCGCACGGGATGTCCGTCTTCTGCTGGTCTGTGGGGTGCTCCATCTCCCACTGGTCCATAGGCTGCCCCATCTCCCGGTGGTCCATGGGGTGCCCCATCTCccagccgcccccccccctccccctagCTGGCAGCGTCGAGGGTCTGAAACTTCTGCCTCAGGTCCCTGACGAGGCCGTGCCGGGGGGGCTCGGGGGCCTCAGCCTGCCCATGGGCGCAGCGCTGCCTGTACTCCTCGGAGGCCTGGTAAGCCTTGCAGCGCTCCACCACCGCCTTCAGGCAGATCTTCTCCCGGGTGGTGGGCGAGCGGATCTGCACGTAGGTTGGGGGCTCAGCGGCGACGGCGGGGGGCAACCGCTCCAACACCAGCACCCTCTGCCCCCCGGGGCCCAGGGGCGCCTGCGCCGTCACCCACAGCCCCGCAGCAGCGTGCTGGTGGTCATCGCCACGCAGCACATTTGGGGTCCCGGTGCCCGCCTCGGCGCTGCGGCTGCGGCCCCccccctgctgctccttggctgCTGGTCTCCCCCCACGTTCCGGCCCCTCAGGCGCAGAGCGGCTGCGCGTCACCGGTGGGGGCCGTGGGGCTCCAAAACGGGCACGCAGCTCCCGGACATCCGGCCAGGAGAAGGCTTCGGCAGCAGCGCCATTGGGGCTGGGCGGGCTGCGTGGCGCTGGGACGGTGACGCCGTCCCTGGGTGACACCGGCAGCTTTGGTACACCTGGGGTGGAAGGAGCGGGGTGAGAGCGGGGTGGCGGCAGCGGGACGATGCCTGCGGTCCCCCATCGCATCCCACCTGGTGCCGGGGTGTGAGAGGCGGCGTCCCCCGGCGCAGCAACGGCGCGGCGTCGGCTCTTGATGCGCAGGCTGTATTGGCGCGCCAACTGGTACACCCTGCTGGTGAGACGCCGGGGGGGGgcccctgcagccagcaccccCGGGGGGGgcacctcttcctcctccaggaTGAGCAGGGGCTCTGCGGGAGGCTCGGGCAGCCCGTTCTCTCGGCACACGGGTGGTGACGCTCCTCCATCCGGCGCCGGCGACACTTGGGGGCTCGCCGCTTCCAGCGACGTTTTGGGGCTCCCCGGTTCCGGGGAGCTTTTGGGGCTCTCTGGCTCCAAGAGGGCTTTGGGGCTCACCGGCTCCGGGGGTGTTTTGGGGCTGCCCGGCTCCGGAGGAGGCCAGCTGTTGATCCTGGACACCGAGTTCCTCACCAGTCCTTTGGGGATGTAGGAGAGGCTCTCGCGGCGTCGGATGCTGAAAGCGGCGTCCTGGTGCTCCGCGTGCTCGTAGTAACTGCGGATCTTACGCAGCAGCAGCCGGTCCTGGGTGGAGAGCAGCGAGCGGCGCCGGCAGCCCTGGGGGGAGCCCGGGGAGGGCAGGGGGCTGCAGGACCCCATGTTTTCTTGCGGAGGGGTCACCCCATCGAGGCTGAGGGCGCTGCCGCCGCGCCCGTCCAGCACCACGCTGCCGCGGCGCGACATGCTGCTGCCAAAGCGCTCGGCGATGACGCTGGCCTGGTCCAGCACGGAGGGGGGCAGGATGCTGCCACCCCCGTggccttcctcctcttcctcctcctcctcctcgctgctcAGAGCCCGCGGGTCCTCCCCGGTGCCCGTCTCCGGGTGCTGCTCCTCTTCGTCAGGCAGCCCCGCTGGTGGGAGGGACCCCGATGGAGAGGGGGGAGCGGGGGTCCCCAGCCCCTCATGCTCCACGTGGCATGGAGGGGACGCGGGGGACACCGGGGTGGCGGCGGCCTCTTGGTGCCACTCGTGGGTCTCCTGCaagaggaaaggttgagggaggggtgggggtGAGGACCACAGCGCTCGGGGCGTGCCCCTTAAGTGATGCGGGCCATCCCAAGGGTGGGGAGGATACCTGCTTCTCCTGGGGCTTCTCTGCCACGTCCCCATTCttgtccctgtccccatcctcgTGGCTGTCCTTGTgcaaagcctcctcttcttcctcctcttcctcctccacgACACCCTCCGCCCAGCTCCTAGGGGGCTGGAGGGGTTCCCCAGCATCCAGGAGGGTCCCCTCACTGCCTGCGTGCTGGGCGAGGGGAGAGGGGGGCAAGGGCTTAGC contains the following coding sequences:
- the PLEKHG3 gene encoding pleckstrin homology domain-containing family G member 3 isoform X3, whose product is MPVPALGAGPDPGMEEEAASGDGTEPWLANSNNNAAPVGWPCRRGEEPSYLQRVLLEIVESERTYARDLRGIVEGYLGKIIDAQEPPLRPEQVSALFGNIEDIYELSSNLLQSLESCACDPVAVAVCFVTRSQEFDIYTQYCNNYPNSVATLSECMRSKQQARFFRECQEEMRHVLPLGAYLLKPVQRILKYHLLLQEIAKHFEHKSGDDYEVVVEAIDTMTCVAWYINDMKRKHEHAIRQQEIQSLLLQWKGPDLTTYGELVLEGSFRAQRARSERAVFLFDKLLLITKRRGDHYVYKSHIPCASLMLIESTRDSLCFSVAHYKHIKQQYALQAKSAEEKRVWTHHIKRLILENHHAIVPQKAKEAILEMDLFYPPRLPRCSPERLPRSHSCQPLEPPRHGRRQSEPAKQILQQLGGMKHAGSEGTLLDAGEPLQPPRSWAEGVVEEEEEEEEEALHKDSHEDGDRDKNGDVAEKPQEKQETHEWHQEAAATPVSPASPPCHVEHEGLGTPAPPSPSGSLPPAGLPDEEEQHPETGTGEDPRALSSEEEEEEEEEGHGGGSILPPSVLDQASVIAERFGSSMSRRGSVVLDGRGGSALSLDGVTPPQENMGSCSPLPSPGSPQGCRRRSLLSTQDRLLLRKIRSYYEHAEHQDAAFSIRRRESLSYIPKGLVRNSVSRINSWPPPEPGSPKTPPEPVSPKALLEPESPKSSPEPGSPKTSLEAASPQVSPAPDGGASPPVCRENGLPEPPAEPLLILEEEEVPPPGVLAAGAPPRRLTSRVYQLARQYSLRIKSRRRAVAAPGDAASHTPAPGVPKLPVSPRDGVTVPAPRSPPSPNGAAAEAFSWPDVRELRARFGAPRPPPVTRSRSAPEGPERGGRPAAKEQQGGGRSRSAEAGTGTPNVLRGDDHQHAAAGLWVTAQAPLGPGGQRVLVLERLPPAVAAEPPTYVQIRSPTTREKICLKAVVERCKAYQASEEYRQRCAHGQAEAPEPPRHGLVRDLRQKFQTLDAAS
- the PLEKHG3 gene encoding pleckstrin homology domain-containing family G member 3 isoform X1, translated to MPVPALGAGPDPGMEEEAASGDGTEPWLANSNNNAAPVGWPCRRGEEPSYLQRVLLEIVESERTYARDLRGIVEGYLGKIIDAQEPPLRPEQVSALFGNIEDIYELSSNLLQSLESCACDPVAVAVCFVTRSQEFDIYTQYCNNYPNSVATLSECMRSKQQARFFRECQEEMRHVLPLGAYLLKPVQRILKYHLLLQEIAKHFEHKSGDDYEVVVEAIDTMTCVAWYINDMKRKHEHAIRQQEIQSLLLQWKGPDLTTYGELVLEGSFRAQRARSERAVFLFDKLLLITKRRGDHYVYKSHIPCASLMLIESTRDSLCFSVAHYKHIKQQYALQAKSAEEKRVWTHHIKRLILENHHAIVPQKAKEAILEMDLFYPPRLPRCSPERLPRSHSCQPLEPPRHGRRQSEPFQCRDRAETLPDRLQGHVGRRQSEPAKQILQQLGGMKHAGSEGTLLDAGEPLQPPRSWAEGVVEEEEEEEEEALHKDSHEDGDRDKNGDVAEKPQEKQETHEWHQEAAATPVSPASPPCHVEHEGLGTPAPPSPSGSLPPAGLPDEEEQHPETGTGEDPRALSSEEEEEEEEEGHGGGSILPPSVLDQASVIAERFGSSMSRRGSVVLDGRGGSALSLDGVTPPQENMGSCSPLPSPGSPQGCRRRSLLSTQDRLLLRKIRSYYEHAEHQDAAFSIRRRESLSYIPKGLVRNSVSRINSWPPPEPGSPKTPPEPVSPKALLEPESPKSSPEPGSPKTSLEAASPQVSPAPDGGASPPVCRENGLPEPPAEPLLILEEEEVPPPGVLAAGAPPRRLTSRVYQLARQYSLRIKSRRRAVAAPGDAASHTPAPAAGVTQGRRHRPSATQPAQPQWRCCRSLLLAGCPGAACPFWSPTAPTGDAQPLCA
- the PLEKHG3 gene encoding pleckstrin homology domain-containing family G member 3 isoform X2, whose protein sequence is MPVPALGAGPDPGMEEEAASGDGTEPWLANSNNNAAPVGWPCRRGEEPSYLQRVLLEIVESERTYARDLRGIVEGYLGKIIDAQEPPLRPEQVSALFGNIEDIYELSSNLLQSLESCACDPVAVAVCFVTRSQEFDIYTQYCNNYPNSVATLSECMRSKQQARFFRECQEEMRHVLPLGAYLLKPVQRILKYHLLLQEIAKHFEHKSGDDYEVVVEAIDTMTCVAWYINDMKRKHEHAIRQQEIQSLLLQWKGPDLTTYGELVLEGSFRAQRARSERAVFLFDKLLLITKRRGDHYVYKSHIPCASLMLIESTRDSLCFSVAHYKHIKQQYALQAKSAEEKRVWTHHIKRLILENHHAIVPQKAKEAILEMDLFYPPRLPRCSPERLPRSHSCQPLEPPRHGRRQSEPFQCRDRAETLPDRLQGHVGRRQSEPAKQILQQLGGMKHAGSEGTLLDAGEPLQPPRSWAEGVVEEEEEEEEEALHKDSHEDGDRDKNGDVAEKPQEKQETHEWHQEAAATPVSPASPPCHVEHEGLGTPAPPSPSGSLPPAGLPDEEEQHPETGTGEDPRALSSEEEEEEEEEGHGGGSILPPSVLDQASVIAERFGSSMSRRGSVVLDGRGGSALSLDGVTPPQENMGSCSPLPSPGSPQGCRRRSLLSTQDRLLLRKIRSYYEHAEHQDAAFSIRRRESLSYIPKGLVRNSVSRINSWPPPEPGSPKTPPEPVSPKALLEPESPKSSPEPGSPKTSLEAASPQVSPAPDGGASPPVCRENGLPEPPAEPLLILEEEEVPPPGVLAAGAPPRRLTSRVYQLARQYSLRIKSRRRAVAAPGDAASHTPAPGVPKLPVSPRDGVTVPAPRSPPSPNGAAAEAFSWPDVRELRARFGAPRPPPVTRSRSAPEGPERGGRPAAKEQQGGGRSRSAEAGTGTPNVLRGDDHQHAAAGLWVTAQAPLGPGGQRVLVLERLPPAVAAEPPTYVQIRSPTTREKICLKAVVERCKAYQASEEYRQRCAHGQAEAPEPPRHGLVRDLRQKFQTLDAAS